The segment tcactccctccctcccagatTCTTCCTCTCCTACCCACCCTAGACCCACCCCGCAGTGTGGACCGGACACACAGTCATGCTGTCCTCCACGgcaggaatgggatggggagagggccGGGGGGTGGTTCTGGGGTCCAGAGACTGATCCAGGCGGCTCAGATGGGACCGGGAGGGGAAACGGACAATAGGAAGATGGACTGGCCAACTGCAGGGTTTGGAGTTCAAATTTGTGAGTTTGTGGTCTGATAAGCGCACTCATGTTGCCCGGCCTCGTGTTTTTTCTGGGAGGCAGCCTGTCTGATAGTCAATGGTAGACATTCTCAGCAGAGGAAGAGCTAGGCGGCTGtctctgtgtgtgggtgtgtgggtgtgcagTAATTGCCGGCAATCCCCACTTTTCTGGGTGTGATTAGTTGATTATTATAATTAAGATAACTCTGTTGTTAAGCAGCTCTAtttgtatttgtgtatgtatgtgcgaGGTTAGGGCTTGGTAAAACAATTTCAGTCCCGCATTATCCTTGATCGCAGGCCTCAGCCCTTTGGTGTTCTCTTCTCTACATTCCAACTCCAAGAACTTTttagatctttaaaaaatatttttagctttaAGCCTGCTTTAATTTGGGCCGATGGGCTTCATTTCTCGTGGGATAGGTGAAAatggttttgctttttctcttccccTGTTTGCTGGTGGCTGTCCGATTTCTGTTCAATGGATCCGAGGTTAGTGGGAGGAGGCCCTCCCTTGATGCTTAGGTGCGTTTTGGATTTGGATCCGTAAAGACATTGCCGGAACATGCtcctcagacttccctggcagtccagtagttaagactccaaacttccactgcagggatcatgggggtttgatccctggttggggaaaatcCCCACTCCCCTTGGAGCATGGccgaagaaaaaaaaaaaaccctcctcaAAAGTGGTTTCAATTTACACCCCCACAGATAGTGGAGGAAAGGACCAATTATCCTGCAGGCTCAATAGCAATTAGGTATTAtcaattttgaaacattttgggAACATGCCTgataaaagtgttagtcattcagtcatgtccaactctttgcaaccccatgaactgtagcccaccaggctcctctgtttatgggattttccaggcaagaatactggagtgggttgccgtttccttctccaggggatcttctcgagcagggaattgaacccagctctcttgcattgcaggcagaatctttaccgtttgagtcaccagggaagcccagactgatAAAAACCATCTCCTTTACATTTGTGCCTAATAACTGCAAATTGGAGCATTGTCGGAAGTGTCCAGGATGGGGAAGGGGTACAATGACTCGGCGAATCATTTCAAGGTGGATGGTCCTTAAGGAGTGGTGAGCTGTCTTTTCTAGGGGCTCAGATTGGCACCAGACTCCCTTTTCCTTCCCAGCAAAGCATCATGTAAATCAAGGGCTATTTTGGAATCCCAGCTGGTGGTGAGTCTAGGTTTTTAGGGTGAAGTTGAGACCgcccttctcctctccctctcccctaccCTGCCCCAgtcttcttgtgtctcctgcttttccCTCTACTAGTAAGAAGCAGGAGGGGACGGTGGAGACTAAGCATGTGCCCGCCATCGGGAGACTCCAGCTCTGTGCTTCCACCAAGAAGCCATCAccaaacttctctgagcctcattttcttcagatataaaattggaaaaaaaaacatgttgTACCTCAAAGGACTTTTTCAGTGAACTGGCTGCTGCATAAGTAGAGGCACAATGAATaagttcccttctctctctttattACTACATGTCTGGATAGAAACTGGGTACAATATAGGAGGCATGAATGACCTGACCACTGTTGCAAAATGAGTTAGTGGTAGCAATGGGTTGAAAATATTCTCTCACTCTCGATTGCTCAAAGCCTCATCCCTAACTTTGATTTCTCCAGTTGACTGGCACGCTAAGCTCCTGGGACCCAAGGCCTCAAACCAGAACTCTGGACTCTTGCTTGGGGTTCTTCAGCCAGGCCAGAGGGTTTTGATCACTCTGGGcctgggagaaggtgggatgagggTGGGAAAGGGGTTGAGACGGTGAGCTGAGTTGCACATCTTTCATACTTCTTAACGGCTCTGAGAGGAAAAATGGACAGGAAATGTTATCTCCATTTATAGGTGAAGAAAGGTTTGGTTTAGGAATTAACTTATCCAAGGCCATAGGGCCAGTAAATCTCTTTTTTCTCAGCCCAGGAGAGTCTGGGGAAGGCAGGAATGTGACAGTACTCGCCCGGGAGATCTTTCCAAGGTTATTAGGGATGTTGCTCTAGGACCCTCTGGggactctatgtgtgtgtgtgtgtgtgtgcatgaacgtgcatgctcagttgtgtccagttcgttgtgatcccacggactgtagactGGGATCCACCTGAAAGTGTTCTTTGGCCCCTGGAACTCTCAGTCCCCCAGGTTTCCTGACTCATGGACCAGTGCCTTTCTTCCCACCCTGCAGGGCTTCTTgtaggaggaggagagaagtgtGTGTAGGAATGAAAAGCAATTCTGATGAGGGTTTGACTCTGCCATCTTAGAAAGTCTGCTCTTCCTGCTTGAGTTAGAAGAGACAGGCTAAGCCGGAGAGGCGGTGGTGATGGTAGAGGTGCTGGTTGTAGTGACGGTGGTGATGGGAGTTGTGATCATTGAGGTGTTCCTTATAGTGATGCTGGCGATGGTGGAGGTGTTGGTTGTAGTAATGGTGATGTTGATAGTGGAGATATTGGTtgtaatgatggtggtggtgggggtgctgGTGGTACTGATGTGgtgtggggttgggggagtgATAGTGGAGGTAATGACCGTAGTGCTGGTAGTAATGGTGATGTGATGCTGGAGGTGCTGGCTGTAGCGATGTTGGTGAtggggtggtgatggtggaggtgatggaggtggtTGTGGTATGGCAGTGCTTAGTCCTCTGAATCTGTTACTCAGCACAATAGCACAGCATCCCAAATCCAACTTCCTCCACTTTTCCTGGGAACCGGGACTTTGATCACGAGAACTGTGCTCAATAGAGTCCCTCATCCAGGTGGATAGAAAGCTCGGGCTAGGACTTCAGCTACTTGTCTGAAGACCCAGGCCTGGAGCAGGTGGCACTGCAGACGTCAGGCCCAGGAGGACGGGGCagggaaagcctgtggatgacCGCTCTGGGGCTAGGTGTGTGTTAGCACCGTGAGAGCCGCAGCGAGAGGATGGATGACAGTCTAAGGCCAGACCAGGGTTCGGGGAACTCAGAGATGAAGACCTACTAGGAACAGCCTGTGTTGGGGCTGGCTTGTGGCTTTGCTCCCCTCCAGGGAGCAAACTAAGGCTAGAGACGGGTGTGCAGCTAATGTTAGCAACTGacactcaaaaagaaaaaaaactttaaaagccCTGCTTCCTAGTGTTTGCTGATTTCCATGGTAAATACCCTTATAATGGCTGCTTGCAAGCTGCCCACATGTTATCACTGAACTTGGAGTTGGGAAGAGACATGAGGCGGCAAATATTATCTAGTATATCTCCATTATACCGATAAACAATCTCAAGAGCAGAGATAATAGTAGAGTGTAGTAAAAAATAttgagaagtgattttttttgagtatttattaCCTTGACTTGTAATATATTTCATGGCAGtttatatgatttaatttttattgatatttatttttggttgtgctgggtcttcattgctgcacgggctttctctagttgccacaaGCGGGGACTGCTTCTCTAATTTCGGTAAgcagcttctcattgcaatgacttcccttgttgtggagcacaggctctagagctcgaAGGActtaatagttgtggctcatgggctttaATTGCCctacggcatgtggaatcttccccgaccagggatcgaaccatgtcccctgcattggcaggtggattcctaaccactggaccaccagggaagtcctgatttaatttttaattgttgcTGTCTAACAACTGGCTGGCAGACTTCCTGGACTTCCCCAGCTGGCTCTGGTGAGGATGGGAACCGGCTCCAGCACACCACTGATGGACCTCCTTTGCACAGGGAACGGCTGTCTGGGGGACTGGGGGCTGATGATATTGGTGGGTCTCTCTGTTCTCCCCAGGCGGATGTTCCCATTCCTGTCATTTACTGTGGCTGGCCTGGAGCCCAACAGCCATTACCGGATGTATGTGGACGTGGTCTTGGTGGACCAGCACCACTGGCGGTATCAGAGCGGCAAGTGGGTGCAATGTGGAAAGGCCGAGGGCAGCATGCCAGGTACGTGCCTCCTTGGGAACTGGGGGCATGATTTTTCTCTAAGACTGTGCGCCCCCTGGTGGAGCCAAGAGGAACCCCCAACCCCCTGCCTCTGACTCCTAGGGTTTAGTTCTCTAgttccaccccaccccatccactCCACCCAACCccatcccttcccctcccacttctcactttcattctGTCATCTCTTCTATTTTGCTCTATCCTGTCTTCAGCTCGGTCCTCTGCCCACACCTCCCCCATCCTGCCCCGGCtgtcctccccctccttccttcttgccGTGCCTCTAGGAACAGGCAAAGGAAGCCCCACATGACCAGGGACCTGGTCCCAGGGGCTGCATGCCAAAAAGATTAACTGTCCACAGGGAACCGCCAGTACGTCCATCCAGATTCCCCCAACACCGGAGCCCACTGGATGCGCCAGGAGGTGTCATTCGGGAAACTAAAGCTCACGAACAACAAGGGGGCTTCCAACAATGCGACCCAGGTGGGCCGCCTCCCCTCGGGAAAGCCCCCCACCTTTCCCTGTCCCTGAGGCCACAGTGGGTCCTGCAGGCTGATTCTGTTCTATGAGAGTgacttctctccctctctgactCTGGTTCTTTTCCACCCACTTTGAGAGGAAGCTGAATCTCAAGGAGACAGGGGTCACATTCAGGCCAACGTGGGCCAACCCAGTCTGGGGGTTTCTTCACCAAATCCCGGCTGCGCTCGCTAGTATTGGGTACAGAGTCGGTACTGGTGGTCTTAGGGAGCAGGTGTAGGGTTTCTTTGAGTTGAGCAAGCCTATTAAAGGTGCCCTTATTCCCTGAGAAGCCCTGTTTGtgctaatactttggtcacagtGGACATCTGGAGATAGGAAAGGGGGCAAGAGAATAGCACTGGTGCCCTGAGGAGGTTCAGGACGGAGGTTGGAGGCTTGGGAGAAGTTACATGTTGGCAGGGCAGAAGAATGGTCACGATGACTTCAGGGCCCTTTGTGGCTTGGCCATAGGGTGGACCataggtggggtgggggaggggagggttccTTTGCACTCCCTCCTCCCATGCTCACAGCCGTCTCACCCACCTCAGATGATCGTGCTTCAGTCCCTCCATAAATACCAGCCCCGGCTGCACATTGTCGAAGTCAACGATGGAGAGCCGGAGGCGGCCTGCAACACACACGTCTTCACTTTCCAAGAAACCCAGTTCATCGCCGTGACCGCCTACCAGAATGCCGAGGTGAGGGCGCCTGGGTGAGGGTAGGCTGAGCCTGAGCGGGTTGggtgggaagaagggaagaaCAGGGCCCCTTGACTTCTTGGGAGTGAATTTGGAAGTTCCTCAGCCTCAGACTCGGCACTCAGATGACTCTGTTTCCCTTCTCTCTAGATTACTCAGCTGAAAATTGATAATAACCCTTTTGCCAAAGGATTCCGGGAGAACTTTGAGTCGTAAGTGTCCCTGGGTTCAACTCGTGTTGGCAGAGGCCTTCCTTGTCTGTCTGGGACTGGGACTCCAGACAAGTGCTCAGTCCCCTCTCTGCCTCTGCGGTGGGGAAGTGTGCGGTGGGTGCAAAAGGGCAGcaggcaggtcaggaaggaggTATGGGGAGGGTCATGCAGCAGGCAGGCTCCTAACTGACCAGTTCTACTCATGACCCCCTGTCTTTTgccccctgttttttttttttaaagcatgtatgCATCCGTTGACACCAGCGTCCCCTCCCCGCCTGGAcccaactgtcaactgcttgggGGAGACCACtattctcctctcctccccaaccAGTATCCCGTCTCCAGCCGTTTCTACCCCGACCTTCCTGGCCAGGCCAAGGATGTGGTTCCCCAGACTTACTGGCTGGGAGCCCCCCGGGACCACAGCTACGAGGCCGAGTTTCGAGCTGTCAGCATGAAGCCTGCATTCCTGCCCTCCGCGCCCGGGCCCACCATGTCCTACTACCGAAGCCAGGAAGTCCTGGCACCTGGAGCGGGCTGGCCTGTGGCCCCCCAGTACCCTCCCAAGGTGGGCCCAGCCAACTGGTTCCGCTCCATGCGAACTCTGCCCATGGAACCTGGCCCTGGAGCCTCAGAGGGGCGGGGGCCAGAGGAGCAGGGCTCCCCCTCCCTGTGGACTGATATCACCCCACTCCGGCCAGAGTCCAGCAACTCGGGACTGGGCGAAGGAGACTCTAAGAGGAGGCGTGTGTCCCCCTATCCTTCCAGTGGTGACAGCTCGTCCCCTGCGGGGGCCCCTTCTCCTTTCGATAAGGACACTGAAGCCCAGTTTTACAACTATTTTCCCAACTGAGCAGATGACGTGAAAAGAACAGGAAGAACGTCGTTAGGTTGGTGACACCAACCACACCACAAACTCAGGACTGAGCCGTCCCCAGCCTTTTCTGTCCCCAGCCTTTTGTAGTTGGTTGAGGAAGAGGGGGGCCAAGAAGGATTCTGAGGTTCACCTGCTGTCTCCCGGCCCACAGGGAAACCTGCGAGGACTGTCCTCTGCCCCAACTACAGTCATATACCTGGTGCTGCTTCTGGCTGTGGGTTCCCAGCTGGAGAACATAAAATGGACCACGGAAGGTCTGGGACACAAAAGAGCTTCCTCTCTTCTGcgggttggggttgggggtgggggtatcAGGGTCGAGTGGGATGGCCCGGCTGGAGACTCAGGTCTCTCACTCTGTAGACTAACTGTCAGCatttccatttgtgtgtgtgttaatccctGATATGGAAATAAAGACATGTGGATTTTGTAAGTCAGCCAGCCAGGGTCAGGGAGAGGACCCGAGTGACTCTGAACAACTGGCCTGGGCCCCACCCTCAGTGGAGTCCCGGGGAAGGGGCTGGCAAGGGGATGGGGATGGTGCATGACTCAAGAAGCAAAGTCTTGAGATTTCCCAAGTGGcttggtggtgaagaatctgcctgacagtgcagaAGACGGGTTtaatccttgatccaggaagatcccgtatgccagggagcagctaagcccatgcaccacaactactgagcctgtgttctggacCCCGGGAGCTGAaaatactgagcccatgtgccgcaactactgaagccagcgagccctagagcctgtgctctgaaacaaaaGACGCCTCCTCAACGAGAAACCCAcataccacagctagagagtagccccgcaAGTAAAGAAAAGCTCCGCACAGCAttgaagagccagcacagccaaaaataaataaataaaataattttttttttattttaaaaaggaagcactGACTTGCCAAGGGGACAGGGGATGGTGTGTAAGGAtgcgttttttcttttttggggaacAGGGGAGGCTATTTATTGTACAGAGAGTGGTGTCCAGATATAGTACTTTTGTCCTCATCACTTTctggaaataaacacaaaactgTCAAGCGTGTCCTGCTTTGGTACCTGGGTGGGGCACACAGGTGGGGACTCTACTGGGAACTGAAGCTGTATCCAAACTGTTCTCTGTGCTCTAGAACAGAACTTGAAATTCGGAAGACCCTCCTAGAAACTAGAGGTGATTTCATTCAGGGGATAAACTGAATTAGAGCAATTCTACATGTCCTGCCTTGGTGCTCAGGTTGATGGCTAATGCCACCTCTTAAGGTACCTTGGGATACCCTGACTGTAGAGCAGGGTTCGAGGGCAAGACCAGAGGATGGGGGGGCTCTGCAGAAAAAGATGACACTTGATTTTTCTGTGCATTTCTGGCAGCTTGGGATCTCCATCTTCATCTTGGGGTTGTTCAAAGATTGAGGAGTAAACGTAAATAGGACCACATGAAATTGCTGTTTTCATAGGTCAAGAACAGCCAAATATTGgcagtttcattttatttacatataccTAGTATATGTAATGAGTTTAGAACAGTGCCAGAAAAATAGTAAGCCCTCaaggcatggacagaggagcctggtgggctgcagtccatggggtcgctaagagttggacacgactgagcaacttcactttcacttttcactttcatgcattggagaaggaaagggcaacccactccagtgttcttgcctggagaatcccagggacaggggagcctggtgggcttccgtctatggggtcgcacagagttggacacgactgatgcgactgagcagcagcagcagcagtctatgtAATGAGTTTAGAACAGCCAGAAAAATAGTAAGCCCTCAAGGTGTAAACTATTGTCACTGTCAATATTATCATCCTCTagctgtttttctctctccttgcgcACATACTGAGTTGTGGTTGTAAAATGATACATGCttcttttaaagaattaaagcattgtggaaaattatgaagacAACAATAAATTATCTTAAATCTTACCACCTATGAATACTTATCACCAACAATAGATGGACTGGATAGACAGAAATATATTTATGATATTGGAATCATactgaaaatgcttttttttcttaatgaaaactATTGAATTTTCATTAACAGAAGTTAATGATAATAACCCACCAAGCAAACCATCAAGACCCCCCAAACTCTCAAATGAGTGAAGAGAATTGCTGAACTCAAAATAAGTCTTCCTTCAAGATGAGAAATACTTCCTGAAAGAGCATGCAAAGGTTAAAAAGGAGCTTATGGGAAACAGTAAAAGGTCAGAGTTACTATATTTGCCTCACCCCAGTCCAGAGTATACCCAATTCTAATGTGGGAACAATGTTACAGGCTTTGGGGTGTTGTTCAGTTCTGTTTAGAGCCTGGAAAATTTTTGCTTGTTTCATAGTTCACATCGACTCTTTTACTGGTTTCTGCCCAGAGGTAATTTTCATCACCATCTagtcagaagaaggaaaagataagGAGATAGTCATATACTTGGTTCCATCTTCTTTGGATTTGGAAgtgcatctttttaaaatgacatgaGGAAGTCAGCCATACTGCACTCTGTGAATACAGATTAATTCTCCACTTGCCCTACCCCTTGCCTCTCCCTCTTTGGAGTTAATGATATTAAGTTgagcttatttcttttcttgggaaCTCTGGTGAGTAGTTACAAgacttttctccctctctctttttaaatggtTTTGGTTTTCTTCGTTAGACATGAAGTGAAAGGAGTTGTGATCAGGTCATAGTCTTCTGTCTTCTTCTAGAAGTCTGGTTACAGATGTTTTGATGCTTTGTTATTTGACTCACAAAAGTTCATTACTAGTGTTTCTTCACTGTTAGATGAACCTtcccaaatattatatattttccaaaatatatttatttattttactgaatgtATATGAATTCACATACACAGAGTTTTTAGTCAATGTAATGCATTTTACGTTATCAGTCTGACtaccctggtgatccagtggttaggactctacacttccaatgcagggggcttgggttcaatccctggttggggagctaagacccccaCATGCCATGCATAATGTAtgagagctggacgtgactgaggatgcacacacacacatatatatggtggTGGGAGTTAGGCccgaagtcatgtccaacttcttgtgaccccaaggactgtggcccaccaggctcctctgtccatggggtttcccaggcaagattactggagtaggttgccatttccttctgcaggggatcttactgagccagggatcgaactcacatctcctgcgtctcctgcttggcaggcagattgtttaccacagcaccacctgggaagccctatgtatattgttgttgagtcactaagtcatgttcgactctttgtgaccccatgacctgcagcacaccaggcatccctgtccttcactatctcctggagtttcctcagattcatgcccattgagtcagtgatgctatctaaccatctcatcctctgcagccctcttctccttttgccatcagtctttcccagcatcaaggtcttttccaatgagtcagctctttgcatcagctgaccaaagtattggagcttcagcttcagcatcagtccttccaatgaatattcaggattgatttcctaaggttgactgatttgatttccttgcagtccaagggactctcaagagtcttttccagcaccacagttcaaaagcatcaattctttggtgctcagctttctctttgGTCCAACTTTCACGTCCGTACGTGACTcctgaaaaaaaacatagctttgactatacggacctttgtcagcaaagtgatatctttgtttttgaatatactctaggtatgtcatagctttccttccaaggaaatcttttaatttcatggctgcagtcaccatctgcagtgattttgaagctcaataaaacaaaatctgtcactgcttctactttttccccttctatttgcatgaagtgatgggatcagatgccatgataaccagctttttcattctcctctttcatcctcatcaagaggcacttcagtttatcttcaccttctgccattagagtgatgtcatctgtatatctgaggttgttgatatttctcctagcaatctttattccagcttgtgtttcatccagcccagcatttcacatgatatgtgtgtgtgtgtgtgtgtgtgtgtatatatatatatatatatatatatacacatgtatgtatgtatgcatgtgtgctaagtcacttcagtcgtgtccaactctgtgcgaccctatgaactgtagcccaccaggcttctttgtccatgggattctccaggcaaaaatactggaatggattgccatgccctcctccaggggatcttcccaatccagggatggaacccgcatctcctgcattgacaggcgggttctttaccactagcaccacctgggaagcctctattaatttgctaatttttgctttgtttttatttgacttcatctagtaagttttcttttttagttgataatgttttagtttcatttttgttGTAGTTATGTCTCTCTTAAACAGCAAcctaacaaatttaaaaatcatctttttataattttattttaaatgtttgtttatttgtggctatgctggatcttcattgctgcatgggcttttctctagttggggtgagtgggggctactctgaaGTTGCAGTttaagggcttctcattgtagtagcttctcttgttgcagaccacaggctctagggcttgtgggcttctgtagttgtggctcccaggctttagagaacaggctcagtagttgtggcccacgggcttagttgctctgaggcatatgggatcttcctggatcagggatccaacccatgtctcctgcattaacaagtggattctttaccactgagccaccagagaagcctataaaatcaaattttaggactcaaaatattttctatttatttataaatataatgatCACATTAACTCACCACACAACTTAAGGACTAAAACATTAATAACATCATAGCTGGCTATATATTACCCCATCCTATCTCCTGTCTTTTCCTTATAGATAACCAGAACCttgtattttgggcttccctggtggctcagtggtaaagaatctgcctgcaaggcaggagaccagggttcgatccctgggttgggaaggtcccatggaggagggcatggaaacccattctagtactcttgcctggagaattccatggacagaggagcctggagggctacagtccatagggttgcacagtgttggacacaactgaagcgactaagcggCTAGCAGCAACCTTGAATTTTATGTTCAtccttttcttgctttttaaaattaacacttTATATATCTAATTATTATGTTATTtagctttttgttgttttgaactttataatatgtatttgtatatatattatctttttatgcaagaacatggaatatttcttccttcctttatttatttatttaaaaattttttggccaCGCTACGGaacaagtgggatcttagttcctcaaccagggatcaaacccttgccttctccagtggaagtGCAAGGTCTTAGCCAGTGGACTGCCAGAAAAGTCCCTCTTTGTTTATTTAGATCTATCTAATACATCATTTACATCATTAAGATCTATCTCTCAGTAAAGCTTTATAATTTCTAAGTATAGATTTGAATATCTTTTATTAGATTTAGTCTTAGGTATTAagtttttttctctgtaaaaagcatcttttaaaaatatatatttcctaatTGTTACTGGTGTGTagaattataattaatttttgtatgcTGATGGTAAGATCCAGCCATCTTGCTAAGCTCATTATTTTTTAGTGGTTTTCTATAAATTCATTACTTTCTCTATGGGCAACCTGGTTATTTCAAATAATGAGAATGTTATTCCCTCCTTTTGAATCATTATCcttctaattttttcttcttatccTATTGTACTGGCCAGAATTACAAGTGCTGGTTCCCTGCCTTCGGGAGAATGATTTCCCCTTATGTACTTCACTTTTCCCCTTAATGCTGGTTTGCTATTTCTGTAACCTAGTTCTGTCATTTTAATGGTATCTCTAGACATTTTAGATACACGTTTAATCTAATAACTTAATAGTGAATGATATTCTGCCCTCCATTCTGGTCAATAAAACAATTTTAgatcactgttgttgttcagtctaagtcatgtctgactctttgtgaaagtcgcttagtcgtgtttgactctttgtgacccaatggactgtagcctgcaagcctcctctttccatggaattctccaggcaagcgtactccCTTcaccatggaatcttcccaacccagggattgaacccaggtctcctgcattgcggacagattctttactgtctgagccaccaagaaagctctaacaatactggggtgggtagcctgtcttctccaggggatctccccaacccaggaatcaaaccagggttttctgcaatgcaggcagaatctttaccaactgagctaccaggcaagcccgactctttgccaccccacaaactgcagcacaccaagcttccctgtccttaactattttccggagtttgctcaaactcatgtttagaTCACTCCAGCTCTGCTCTTACCCTTCTAATTCACTATTGCTTTTGGCCCCAACTTACTGATTTTGAACATTTCATTGTGTAGTTTTCATTCCCCACAGATTAGACTCCTGTATTATTTTACCGAGACAGTACTTGTTTGGGCTTACTTTTATGTTActattcattttgttcatttttccttttagcaTTTCTACCTTTCTCTGGGATTATTTTCCTACTTCTTGAGCTAAATCCTTTATATGTTCTTTTAGAGAGAGTCTCTTTGTAAACTCCATATGTGCTTGTTTCTTATAAAAATGCTTGGTTTTACCTGCACTAATAAATGAGGTTTGCTGAGAAGACGATTTTAAATGCTTAGTAATTTTCTTCTTATCATTTAATACAAGTTATTCCACCATTTTCTAGCTTCTGTAGCTGTTTGTGAAATCTGATGCTATTCTAATTGC is part of the Bubalus kerabau isolate K-KA32 ecotype Philippines breed swamp buffalo chromosome 4, PCC_UOA_SB_1v2, whole genome shotgun sequence genome and harbors:
- the TBX21 gene encoding T-box transcription factor TBX21 is translated as MGIVELGCGDMLTGTEPMPASDEGRAPGADPQNRYYYPEPGAQDATDRRGGASVGAPYAGGALVPAPPGRYLGAYSYPPRPQAAGFPGASEPFPPTPGAEGYQPGDAYSAPDPRATLYPGPREDYILPPGLEVSGKLRVALNNHLLWSKFNQHQTEMIITKQGRRMFPFLSFTVAGLEPNSHYRMYVDVVLVDQHHWRYQSGKWVQCGKAEGSMPGNRQYVHPDSPNTGAHWMRQEVSFGKLKLTNNKGASNNATQMIVLQSLHKYQPRLHIVEVNDGEPEAACNTHVFTFQETQFIAVTAYQNAEITQLKIDNNPFAKGFRENFESMYASVDTSVPSPPGPNCQLLGGDHYSPLLPNQYPVSSRFYPDLPGQAKDVVPQTYWLGAPRDHSYEAEFRAVSMKPAFLPSAPGPTMSYYRSQEVLAPGAGWPVAPQYPPKVGPANWFRSMRTLPMEPGPGASEGRGPEEQGSPSLWTDITPLRPESSNSGLGEGDSKRRRVSPYPSSGDSSSPAGAPSPFDKDTEAQFYNYFPN